A segment of the Panacibacter ginsenosidivorans genome:
AGGCGGTTAAAGCATAAAGAAATACTGCTTTTGTGTAAGATAAATGTATAGAAATTTTTGTGCCGCGCTGTATTGCTGCTATTATGCTGCTGTTGCGTCGCACATTTGTACGCCAGAAAGTATTTCAGCGGCAATCAAGTCTGCAAAAGTTTTATATAAACCGTTCCCTTTGCCGCAGGGATAATAGGGGAATATGATTCAGGTGCACCAAACCTTTGGTATGATTGTGATGAAAGATATTATACCATATTCCGTGGCGCGTAGGAATAACAATAAGCATATCAATATTTTCTGCTGAAGTGAATTGATCAATGGCTGTAAAAATATTTTCAAAAGCAGGTTCATAATAGGTTGGACTGATATCTTCAAGGCTCCGCTGCAGGAGATGCTTGCTTTTTATGGCCTCTTCATCAATCGTTTCATCATGTGATACAACATTTATTACATACAATTTTGCCCGTGTAAACTGTATTAGTTTCCTGATCATTGATACAGGTGTGTGTAAATTTTTTCGGTAATAATTACAGGCAAAGGCAATTTTATTCACGGGCTTATACTGGACTGAGGCAGGCACAACTAACACAGAAATCGTAAGATCAACAAAGGCATCTATAATATTTGTATCCCATGAAAGCAGATCATTATAATTACCACCTGCACCCATTATGATCAAAGAAGTTTCAGGATCTTTTTCAAACTCATGCAACACTTCTATAAAGGACCCCGTTACCATTTCTCTTGCTATGTTTATGTTGGAGTAATTTTCTTTTACCCATGCATATTCTTTCTGTAAAAGCCTTTCATCATTTGTTATTGTTTCACTCATTGCTGCAATGGCAATAGCATCGCCACTTAAAGAACCGGGGAAGCCAAAAATATTCAACAGTAAAACCTGCGTCTGCGGAATATTCAAAAATTCACACGCATATTTAAGTGCATTGCGTGATGAATCTGAAAAATTGGTAACTACAATTACTCTTGACATGATAGCTTTTATAAATTATTATAGCACGATTGATTTATTGGTTTGTCTTTAATGCGCTGCATCCGCCATACTTACTTTGGCCTTCGACCGTTTGATAAAGATCAATACAAATGGTACACATATAAGGAACATACAACCCACGTATAAAAAGATGTCCATATAAGAAAGTACAGTGGCTTGTACACTTACAGTTCCGTCCATTAGTGTGTAAGCGCTTTTAAGGGCAACATTTGGAGCCATACCTTTTGCCTGCATACCCGCTGCAATTCCATGTATCCTGTTTTGTACATCCGGGTCGTACATATCAAGATGATTGGCAATATTACTCCGATGGCCGATAATATCTCTTGAGAGGTAAGTGGTAATTAATGCCACGCCAAATGAACCACCCAGTTGCCGCATCATGCCTGAAAATGCAGCACCCTGACCTATTTCCACGCCTTTCAATGTGGAGAGTGCCATGGTTGAAATTGGTACCGATAAAAGTCCGAGACCAACACCACGTATCATTAATACCCAGAAGAAATTTTCTGCACCTGTTTGTGGTGTAATGATCTTATAGGTAAGCAGGCTATACACAAAGAAAATGATCATTCCAACCGCAATAAGATATTTATGGGGCACACCTCTTTGTATCATCTGCCCAATGATCGGCATCATAAATGCAACCATCAGTGTACTTGGTATCATTAACATTCCTGACTGTGTTGCATCCCAGCCAAGAATAGTTTGCGTATATAACGGAATAATAAACGTGGAACCAAACAAACCAAAACCCTGCACAAAAGAAAGTATTACACCCATGCGCAGGTTACCATCTTTCAATACACGCAATTCTACAATGGGGTATTGGTAAGTCATCTCCCGCCATATAAAACAATAAAGCCCTAAGCCTGCCACAACTGTTAGCACTATGATGAGGTTACTACTAAACCAATCATCTTCCTGTCCTTTCTCCAATATATATTGCAAGGCACCAACTGCTGCCGTTAACAAAAATATACCCAGCCAATCCACTTCACTTGCAGGCCTTTTCTCTGCATACTTTGGGCTTCTTACATATTGCAGCGCAAGCAATGCGGCAACAATGCCTACAGGAATATTGATATAAAAAATATACGGCCACGAAAAATGATCAACAATATAACCACCAAGCGGCGGGCCAAGTGTAGGGCCAATGATAACGCCCAGCACATAAATGGCCTGTGCCATTGCTCTTTTTTCAGGAGGATAACTTTCCGTAATAATTGTTTGCGAAGTTACCAGCAACGCACCACCACCAAGACCTTGTATAAAACGAAATATAATAAGCTCAGAGATACTTGTTGAATTTCCACACATAAAAGAGGCAACCGTAAAAATAATTACCGATGCTGCAAAATAGTTGCGCCTGCCAAATTGTTGCGAAAGCCAGCTCGTCATCGGTACGATGATTACATTCGCAATAGAATATGCAGTAATTACCCAGCTTACCTCGCTCAAAGTAGCGCCAAGACTGCCTTTCATATTATTCAGCGCCACGTTTACAATAGTGGTGTCAATAATTTCAAGCACTGCACAAAACACTGCAGTTATTGTAATGATAACTCTTCGTGAGCCATATTCTACCAATGAATTTTGTTGTAACATATGTATAAATTACTGCAGTATTATTTTTATGGAGCAAACTGTATTGCTACTATGAAGCTTTGGTTGTGTCACTCACTTGTACGGTTATAACAACAGTGAACAGATAACAACGAATAGTGAAAGCTAAAACTATTTGCCTCCTTGCCTATTGCCTTGTCGCCTTTTCTTCAACAGTACAAGAGTGCGACGCAACGATGCTGCTATGAAATGCTGCAGCTTGTAACAAAATCTTCTTTTGTTGTTTAATCAAGATGCACATCAACAGTTACATTCATGCCTGCTTTTAATTGTTTTACCAACGAATCATTCTTGTTGGTAAATTCTATTTTTACAGGTAAGCGCTGCACCACTTTTACAAAGTTTCCGCTTGAATTATCAGGAGGTAACAATGCAAAACGTGAACCTGTTGCCGGTGAAAAAGAAGTAAGTGTTGCTTCAAACTCATGACCTGACAATGCATCTACTTCAACAATAACTTTCTGGCCGATCTTAAGATCATTGAATTGTGTTTCTTTAAAATTTGCAACCACCCAAATATCATTGTCCTGCACTATACTGAATGTTGCCTGACCTGCCTGTAAGAACTGCCCGGCCTGCGCATTTACTTTTGATGCAATACCATCTGCAGGCGCTAACACAACGGCATATGAAAGATTAAGCTTTGCATCATCAACATCTATCTGCCTTTGTTTAATAGTTGCATTTGCCAAACCAATCTGTGTAGATGTTGCATTGCTTTGGGAGCTTACTGCATTTGTTTGTTTAGAAGCTTGTGCTCTTTGTTCCTGCAATACCAGCAATTGCTTTTCTGCTGTTTCTTTTGCAGCCTGTGCCTGCTCGAATTGTTGCTGTGTAATAGAATGATCTTTTATAAGATTTGCATAGCGGTTATAATCCTGTGTGGTGCGCCACACATTAACTTTAGCTGCTTCTATCTGCGCATCGGCCGTTTTAACAGATGCTTCCGCTGTTGCTATATTTGAGTGTGCTGCACTGGTAGAAGCTTTTGCAATGGAAAGATTGCTTTCTGCAGTGGCGAGTGCAGCTTCTGCCTGTGCTAATTTTATTTTGAGATCGCGGTTATCAAGTATCAGTAAGGTATCTCCTTTCCTTACTTTTTGATTGTCTTTAACCCTTACTTCAGTTACGTAGCCGGAGATTTTTGGAATAACGGGATTGACATTGGCTTCTACCTGCGCATCATCAGTCTCTTCATGATGCAATGCATGTATGTAT
Coding sequences within it:
- a CDS encoding universal stress protein; this translates as MSRVIVVTNFSDSSRNALKYACEFLNIPQTQVLLLNIFGFPGSLSGDAIAIAAMSETITNDERLLQKEYAWVKENYSNINIAREMVTGSFIEVLHEFEKDPETSLIIMGAGGNYNDLLSWDTNIIDAFVDLTISVLVVPASVQYKPVNKIAFACNYYRKNLHTPVSMIRKLIQFTRAKLYVINVVSHDETIDEEAIKSKHLLQRSLEDISPTYYEPAFENIFTAIDQFTSAENIDMLIVIPTRHGIWYNIFHHNHTKGLVHLNHIPLLSLRQRERFI
- a CDS encoding DHA2 family efflux MFS transporter permease subunit; this translates as MLQQNSLVEYGSRRVIITITAVFCAVLEIIDTTIVNVALNNMKGSLGATLSEVSWVITAYSIANVIIVPMTSWLSQQFGRRNYFAASVIIFTVASFMCGNSTSISELIIFRFIQGLGGGALLVTSQTIITESYPPEKRAMAQAIYVLGVIIGPTLGPPLGGYIVDHFSWPYIFYINIPVGIVAALLALQYVRSPKYAEKRPASEVDWLGIFLLTAAVGALQYILEKGQEDDWFSSNLIIVLTVVAGLGLYCFIWREMTYQYPIVELRVLKDGNLRMGVILSFVQGFGLFGSTFIIPLYTQTILGWDATQSGMLMIPSTLMVAFMMPIIGQMIQRGVPHKYLIAVGMIIFFVYSLLTYKIITPQTGAENFFWVLMIRGVGLGLLSVPISTMALSTLKGVEIGQGAAFSGMMRQLGGSFGVALITTYLSRDIIGHRSNIANHLDMYDPDVQNRIHGIAAGMQAKGMAPNVALKSAYTLMDGTVSVQATVLSYMDIFLYVGCMFLICVPFVLIFIKRSKAKVSMADAAH
- a CDS encoding HlyD family secretion protein, with product MATTQNTGSDTAPKKRSKTFLIVLIILLLAGGSFGITKYIHALHHEETDDAQVEANVNPVIPKISGYVTEVRVKDNQKVRKGDTLLILDNRDLKIKLAQAEAALATAESNLSIAKASTSAAHSNIATAEASVKTADAQIEAAKVNVWRTTQDYNRYANLIKDHSITQQQFEQAQAAKETAEKQLLVLQEQRAQASKQTNAVSSQSNATSTQIGLANATIKQRQIDVDDAKLNLSYAVVLAPADGIASKVNAQAGQFLQAGQATFSIVQDNDIWVVANFKETQFNDLKIGQKVIVEVDALSGHEFEATLTSFSPATGSRFALLPPDNSSGNFVKVVQRLPVKIEFTNKNDSLVKQLKAGMNVTVDVHLD